GACCCCGATGGTCTATGCATCCAGGGACACGTCGGTCTGGTTGACCGTGACTTTCACCTtcgatcgctttgtcgccatttgctgTCCGAACCTGAAAACCAAGTACTGCACCAAAAGAATTGCAGCTTATGTCGTGGGCATCGTGGCAGCGTTGGGCTGTTTGAAAAACATCCCCTGGTACTTTTTCTACGAGCCTCTTTACTTCAGCAACAACCTGCCCTGTTACTGCCGTGGAAGGTCAGATTTTCACAACTCACCAGTGTGGCAAGCGTTTACAGACCTCGACTGCATCATCTCCCCGTTCCTACCCTTCTTTGTCGTTTTGCTGCTGAACGTGCTGACAGTAAGGCACATCGTCGTGGCCAGCAGAGTCCGCAAGGCGTTGCGGAATAATGCTCGCGCGGAAAATTCCCCCGACCCGGAAATGGAGAACCGGAAGAAGTCCATCATTCTACTCTTTAGTATATCCGGCAACTTCATATTGCTATGGCTCACGTACACGGTCAATTACATGTACTTTCGGATTACTGAGACGTATTATTACTCTGGATATAACGACCCGTTGTTTATCCTCCAAGAGACAGGTTACATGCTTCTGCTTCTGAGCTGTTGCACTAACACATTTATTTAAACGGTGACACAAAGCAAATTCAGAGACGAATTTAAGACGATGGTAAAATTTCTAGTGCAGCAGACAGTTAACTGTGTACGCAGGTAGTCTAGTTAGCGACCTTATCTCATTAAATCCTATTTGGGCAAGAATAATTAATAGAACGACGAGATGGCATGGTAGCCATCTGGTACGCCGACTTCGTAAGGCCATGTACAATATGCATCCAAATGGTATCACCGCATCCATTTTCCAATGAAGGTCCAACATCGATGGTGAATATCCGCAATAAGTAAGCTGCACAACGatacactatagacaatagacaatagacaataggtgcaggagtaggccattcagcccttcgagccagcaccgccattcaatgcgatcatggctgatcactctcaatcagtaccccgttcctgccttctccccataccccctcactccgctatccgtaagagctctatccagctctctcttgaaagcatccaacgaactggcctccactgccttctgaggcagagaattccacaccttcaccactctctgactgaaaaagttcttcctcatctccgttctaaatggcctaccccttattcttaaactgtggccccttgttctggactcccccaacattgggaacatgtttcctgcctctactgtgtccaatcccctaattatcttatatgtttcaataagatccccctcatccttctaaattctagtgtatacaagcctaattgctccagcctttcaacatacgacagtcccgccattccgccacTACTGCAAGGTGGCGgtacggtagatttgctgcctaacacccgaccctgactacgggtgctgtctgtacgaagtttctacgttttccccgtgacatgcgtgggttttcctccgggggctccggtttcctccttgcctccaaagacctgcaggtttggcaaaattgtaaatattccctcgcgtgtgtaggacagtgttcgtGTCCGGGTCGGCGGGAACTTCgtggaccgaggggcctgtttccacgctgtatctcaaaactaagctGAATATCTCCATTTCCTTATCATAAAGTCCCACCGAATACTCTACTGGGCAATGTATCAAAGTGTAGGAATGAAGTATTCAAATTTTCAGGGGGATATCGGATTTCTGGGATATTAATGTTAAACACATACAGCATGTTCTAAAGATGCTGTTGGAAACTGGCAGTTAATAAAGTTATGCTTTTTTATTGTCCCGAACGTTCACGTCGCGGTAATTAACTATGCTTGGTAAGAACTCTTGAAATGAATGAAAATGCCGTTTGAAGatgagaaggacacaaagtgctggagtaactcagcgggtcaggcagcatctctggagaacgtggacaggtacaaagtgctggagtaactcagcgggtcgggaagcatctctggagaacatggacaggtacaaagtgctgcagtaactcagcgggtcgggcagcatctcaggagaacacggacaggtagaaggtgctggagtaactgagcgggtcaggcagcatctctggaaaaggtggataggtacaaagtgctggagtaactcagcaggtcaggcagcatgtctggacaacatggataggtacaaagtgctggagtacatcagtgcgtcaggcagcatctctggagaacgtggacaggtacaaagtgctggagtaactcagcagattaggcagcatcactagagaacatggacaggtacaaagtgctggagtaactcatcgggtcaggcaacatctctggagaacgtgaacaggtacaaagtgctggagtaattcagagggtcaggcagcatctcaggagaacgtggatagtacaaagtgctggagtaactcagcaggctaggcagcatatctggataacatggataggtacaaagtgctgggtgaactcaacgggtcaggcagcatctctggagagcatggatatgctggaaattgctggaaataagcccttcagcccaccaagtacgcaccgaccagtgatccccgcacattaacacgagcctacacacaataggtgcaatttatacttatacgaagtatacaaacccaagccaattagcctacgtctctgtacgtcttgggagtctgggaggaaaccgaagatctcggtaaaAAAAGCCGCGCAGGTAACGggaaaacgttcaaactccgtaccgatAGCACGCGTCGGCTCGtaagctgaaagcgctgtaaggcagcaacgctacccgctgcgccaccgtgccgccggtgtTAGAGATTGTCCAAATAGATTTTAGGGTCGGGTAGACGTAAGTAGTAAGGTGGATGAAACCACGAGTTCTGCGCAGGTGCTGGAGAAAGCTCCGGTCCAATCGTCGACGTAGCAGAGTACTGTAATGGTGCCGGAGTATTGTCGTAGATAGAGTCATAAAgtagtacagcgtggaaacagccccttcgggccaacatgcccgcaccgaccaacatgtcccatttgcaATAGTTccttctgcctgcatttggcaaatAACTCGctaaacctgtcctgttcatgtacatgtccaattgtttctcagacgttgcaatagtccctgcctcaactacctcctccggcagctcgttccatacacccaccaccctgtgtgtgaaaacgtctgtggaattctctgccggaggaggcagtggaggccaattcagtggatgtattcgagatagagttagatttaactctcagGGCAACGGaaataagggatatggggagaaagcaggaactggatacttattttggatgatcacccatgatcatgttgaagggCGGTGATTGTTCGAAGGGCCGAAATACCTACccatgcacctattttgtatctttctatttgacccctcagattcttaataAACCATTTGGGGGAATAAAAGGGCTCGACGTAACCAACGAAAATGCAGGCATAGCTGGGATCTTGGCGAGTGGCTATGGTTACACGTTCGAATTGAAGAAAGTCACAGAAGTTAAGAAAATAAGTTGTGAAGGATGAGGACCAGTTCCGCCAGAGATGTTAGTTAAACATCTGTTCAAGGAGGAAACGGAAGGTGTCGAGGCATTCCTGATGGGAAATGGAATTGTTAGTGGATAGGACGTTCGTGGTAAAGACGAGATGAAGAGGACCAACGAAGAGGTAACCGAGGTGATGTCTCGTGTTACATAGTCGGGGACCTGTACGCTTCGCTAACAATCGGGTTTCCTTGCTGTAATGGGTTTTCCTTTCTGTATGTAACAGCCAGAATGCGAGGATATTTTAGATGTGTCTAGCATGTTCTCAGCTGCTAACAATCCGTGCAAGAAAGTTATTTGATTCAAGAATCAACTAAACAACACAACAACATAttgagggcggcatggtggagagttgctgcctcacagcgccagagaaccgggttggatcctgactcccggtgattgtctatacggagtttgtacgttctccccgtgacctgcgtgggttttctccgaggcctctggtttcctcccacactccaaagaagcacaggtttacagtttaattggcttcggtataaatgtaaacattgtccctagcctgtgtagaatagtgctagtgtgcgggggtcgctggtcggtgcggacgcggtgggccgaaaggcctgtttccgcgctgcatatcTAAACAAagcgaaactaaaccaaacaacactaaactaaacgttTCTTTACTTTGAATGGATCGCTGCGTTCCTCTAACTCTGGTACTTTACCCGATCTGTTAACTATCGCCACTTATTTTTGCTTTCAATTTCAGATTCCCGCAATCTGCAGCATTCCTGTTGCCTATCGTCATCCTCATTTCCATGCGAATTTTTCAAGTCTTAATCTCCCTTTCTATTGAATAGCATATAAGCGCAAATGAATAAAATTTATCGTAACGTGTGCAATTGAACGAGTTCCGTTGCTGACAAAAATGAAGACCACAATGAACTCCTTAATGCTTCGAaggtatcactaaatgctggcgtaattcagcaggtcaggccgcatcaaggagatagggaatgggtgacgtttcgtgtcgaaccccttcttcagactgatgtcaggggggcgggacaaagaaagaatatagatggagacaggaagacagtaggagaactgggaaggggagggggaggggggaaaacgagagagacagaggaactatctaaagttggagacgtcaatgttcataccgttgggctgcaagctgcccaagcgaaatatgaggtgatgttcctccaatttccgctgggcctcactatggcactggaggaggcccatgacagaaatgtcagactgggagtgggagggggagttgaagtgctcacccaccgggagatcaggttggttaaggcggactgagcaaaggtgttgagcgaaacgatcgccaaccctgcgtttggtctcgccgatgtagagaaattgacatctagagcagcggatacaatagatgaggttggagaaggtgcaggtgaacttctgtctcacctgtaaAGACTCTGTGGGTCATTGGAtgcagttgaggggggaggtaaagggacaggtgttgcatctcctgcggttgcaggggaaagtgcccggggagcggtggtttgggtaggaaggaacgagtggaccagggagttatggagggaacggactctgcggaacgcagaaaggggaggagatgggaagatgtggccagtagtgaggtcccgttggaggtgacgtaaatgttggaggatgatttgttggatacgctggctggtggaaggtgaggacagggaggattctgtccttgttatgaatggggggaaggggagcaagagcggagctgcggtatattgaggatgccctagtgagagcctcatctataatgggagacgggaaaccccgtttcctgaagaatgaggacatctctgatgccctagtgtgaaacacctcatcccgggcgcagaagcggcctagatggaggaattgggagtaggggatagactttttgcaggagtcagggtgggaagatttgtagtccagatagctgtaggagtcagtgggtttgtagtagatgtcagtcaatagtctgtttcctgtgatggagatggtgaggttcagaaacggtagggagatgtctgagatagtccaagtatttttaagagcaggatggaaattggaagtgaagtgtatgaagtcagtgagttctgcatgggtacaagaagtAGCACGAATGCAGTCGTCgacgtagcggaggtagagttcggggatggggtcaGTGTGCGTCTGGAACAggaattgttcgacgtacccgacaaagaggcaggcatagctcgggcccatgcgagtgcctctGGTTTGGTggaaatgggaggagtcaaaggagtatGCTTTAATATATCTTTAAAGCTTCAGTCGTTCTTGCTGAAGCCCTCcttgtttagaacatagaacagttcagaaCAAGAACACAATGTCCACGCTGAACATGATGACTAATTGAAGTAGTCTTCTCTGgctgcgtgtgatccatatccgtctattccctgcatattcatgtgcctatctaaaaacaaaACTTTTAAATGGCACTTTCTGCGCCCACCTCTACCCCCGGTCAGGGTGTCCAGGTGCACACCAGTCTGTGGCCATATATCTTTTAAAAgacagaatgaggggggggggggcgatggggttcatagaaacatacactatagtgaaaggcgtggatagggtggatgcggagagaatggacttgttggagagtctaggactctagaattaaaagacgttctctTAGGAAGGAAAtgtggagacatttctttagttagagggtggtgaatttgtggaattatttgccacaaaatgatgtggaggccaaattagtggatatttttaaggcagggatagatagattcttgattccaatacaatacaatacaaactttattgtcattgtgcagtgtacaagtacagagacaacgaaatgcagttagcatcttaaccagagtgcatgcgatggaatggTAAAACAtagaatatatacatatatgcacagtagcggtagtggaaattccggtgagcgagatcagtcactgatgggaggagtgcccgagggggggggggggggtgggggggggtggcagcaatcaccgaagcgcagatttaagtaaggtaacgaccgcaggaaagaagctgttcctgaacctgcaggtccgggaacagagagacctgtagcgcctcccagatgggaggagggtaaacaatctgtggttggggtgagaactgtccttgacgatgcagcgcacccttcgcagacatcgcctactctggatagactcaatggaggaaccggtgatgcgttgggcagttttcaccaccctctgcagtgctttccggtcggagacagagcatgtatcataccatactgtgatacagttagtaaggatgctctcgatagtgcagcggtagaagttcagcagaatctgaggagacagatggaccttctttagtctcctcaggaagaagagacgctggtgagccttcttgatcggtgttgaggtattgtgggtccaagaaaggtcatcagaaatgttgacacccaagaacctgaaactggaaacacgctccacctccgtcccgttaatatggatgggggcgtgcgtaccacccctagtccttctgtagtccacaatgagctccttggtcttcttggtgttaaggaccaggttgttgtcagcgcaccacgttgcaagtagctggacctcctccccataggccgactcatcgttgtcgctgatgaggccaatcaccgttgtatcatctgcaaacttaatactgatgttagaaccatgtacaggtgcgcagaggttatggggagaaggcaggagaatggggtgaggagagagagagagagagagagagagagagagagagagagagagagagagagagagagagagagagagagggagagagggagggagggagggagggagggagggagggagggagggagggagggagggagggagggagggagggagggagggagggagggagggagggagggagggagggagggagggaggagagagagagagagagagagatcagccatgattgaatggcggagcagacttgataggccgaatagccaaattctacttctatcacatgacatgaccttatgaaaagacattctggccttccatcgcagtgaggagggactggaggagactcattgtgataCATGTCTTTTTTTGTTcagtgttggttttgtgattgtgtgtgttattgctttatttttattgcttcttattgttggactgtgggtaacggaatttcgtccaaatgaCATGTTTTTTTGGATGTCAATAAAGGCTATCTGattctaattctgattctgatccatTTCCGTGACAAATCCTTCCAATCCGCTCTCCTCTCTTTACCTTCTGCAAAATCTCTTTAAgtacatcatgtgtaggaaggaaatgcagatgctgctttaaaccgaagatagacacaaaaagctggaataactcagcgggacaggcagcatctctggagaagtggaaaaggtgacgtttcgtaacaagacccttcttgagactatgTACATTATGTTCATTTTCTTCTGCAATCTGCTATCAATTAATTTTAATGGCACCTCTTTTGGCTACCTTGCCTTGACATGGAGTTCATTACCGTCTTGTTTCACCCCACTAATTAACGTTCTAGATCCACCTATCTGACACTCTcatacacaaaatactgaagcaactcagcggaacaggcagcatttccggagagaacgattgggtgacgttttgggtcgagatccttcttcagactgtgcaaaTGTTTGCAATAACAATTATTCGTGACGTTGTCTAACGTCGTCCCTTGAGATTGACTCCATCGATATATTGAGTCTTTCGGCGAATAACACCGCCGTTGTAGGGGCGTGCGCTCGCTGGTCGGGAAATGCATGAACCTGTTACAGGTCCCGTGTATGCCCTTTACTATCCTATTCTTGCCGCTTTCGGAGTTCCAGGTAAGCCTCTGTGGTAACATTGCAGCAACCATGCGTTGCATTGTATCAATTGTCCTGCGGCGGTTGTTTCcatctcaggtagacacaaaaagctggagtaactcagcgggacagggtagcatctctgcagagaaggaatgggcgacgtgtcgggtggagacccttcttcagattgggagtcattggaaatggaaacgagagatatatacggtgatgaagagagatacagaacaaatgaatgagagatatgcaaaaaaaagtaacgatgataaaggaaacatgtcgTTGTTAGCTGTTTTTTGGGTAAGAACGAAAAATTGGTGCGAGTTGGGTAGGGCAGGGAAGCAGAGAGAGAAGAAataccggggttacttgaagttagagaaatcaatattcataccgctgggatgtaagctgccgaACCGAAATACgagatgtgtaagaaagaactgcagatgctgttttaaatcaaaggtagacacaaaatgccagaggaacacagcgggacaagcagaatctttggagagaaggaatgggtgacgtttcgtgtcgagatccttcttcagcttgATCAATatctagcattacatttggactcGCAATACAATTTACAAGCCAAACCGTAAAATGAGATTTGATTATATAAAAGAAAAAGCCATTAGCATTCTGTGGATAATATTTCATACATTAGATAAatgttcagtctgtagaagggtctcgacccgaaacgtcacccatttcttttctccggagatgctgcctgtcccgctgagttaccccagcattttgtgtctgcctgcgaaatatgaggtgctgttcctccaatttgcgtttagcctcactctgacaatggaggagttcgaagacagaaatgtcagtgtgggaatgagaaggggaattaaagtgtttagcacccGGTAAACTAACCATCAACCATCTAGTTGATGTAATCAATGGTACAGTTGTTACCCTCGAACCCGCTATCAATTGAATATTATTACATTTGTCATGTTCCAAATATCTGTTTTTGATTaattatagagtcagagtcatagagtgatacagtgtggaaacaggcccttgggcccaacttgcgcacagcggccaacatgtcccagctacgctagtcccacctgcctgcgtttggtccatatacctccaaacctgtcctatccatgcacccttcgaactgtttcttaaactttgggatcgtcccagcctcaactacctcctctggccgctcgTTCCATACTCGCACCACCCTTCgtttgaaaatgttacccctcagatcccaattacatcttttccccttcaccttaaacccgtgtcctctgttcgtcgattgccctactctgagCAGGAGACTGCAATCCACGCGATTTGTCCCTCTCATGAGGAATGAGGAATTATATGAAATATTATCCACAGAATGCTAAtgggtttttcttttttttggtaTCAAATCTGATTTTACAGTTTAGCTTTTTTGTATCAAAtctgattttagtttagcttgTAAGTTGTATTGTAATGTTAGATGGATGCCCCAATGTATTGCGAGTCCAAATGTAATGTTAGATGGATGACCCAATGGGAGACATCCTCTGGAGAAAAACTGTTAAAAGTGTAGAGTTTCTTTTTTCCCGCTCACAGTTTCCAAAATACTTCCACCGGCAGTTGGAATTAACCTAATCGAGAAGgtggtaagtgataggagcagaattaggccattcggcccatcaagtctgccccgCCATTctttcgtggctgatctatctctccttcctaaccccattctccagccttctctcaTGACCCACGTGAAGCACGAGACGACACTAATCATAGAAAGAAATATCTGGACCCGATATGTTTTTGCACGTATTTTAGGGAGAAACACAGTTTAGCTTTgttgagtttattgtcccgtgtaccgaggtacagtgaaaagcttttgtcgcgtgctaaccagtcagtggaaagaccacgcatgattacaatcgagccgtccacagtgtagagaaacatgataaaggaataactttGGTGCGCACGATAAAGCCCAGTGACGTCCGAGGATCacgaatgaggtagatagtagttcagggctgcttcTTAGTtgcgattcagttgcctgataacagctgggaaacaaCTGTCCCTGAGTttagagatgtgcgttttcacacttctgtaccctttgccccatgagagaggggagaagaggtagtgcCTATGGCGCAACTCGCCtttgattctgctggtggccttgccgaggcagcgtgaggtgtagataaaACAGTACAGATAGCGCAGCATATTGTCGTTGCCGTTTCTAAACGGTGAGGAATAATGTGTTCGTGTTTTTGGTGTGCGATGTGCGCACATGCACAGTGATTTGCGTCTCGTATTATTGCATGGTTGTCATTTTAGATCTTCATTCACATCAGATATATATGTTAGATATAAGAGATGAATTTGGAactttagtttcgttcagtttagagatacaacgcggaaacagacccttcggcccacccgcgaTTTCCGCATACGAAAGAGGCAATAATTTACAACTACACCAAGCCAACTCATCTACGAACTCTTACgtctttgaaatatgggaggaaaccagtcatgccggcgaaaacccacgcaagtcacgggggagaacatacaaaccatggactgacagcacctgtgctcaggatcgaacccgggtctctggcgctggtaggcagcaactctaccgcggcgcccagtggatgtggtgagaaTGCTTCCACTAATGGGAGTGTCCAGGACCAGAGCGCAGTgcatcagaataaaaagacgtacctttagaatagagattaggatgaatttctttagccacgTTTGTTGGTAAGGATTGATTCTTCTGTAAACGTTTCGGAATTAACGAAGGTGTTTTTTCCCCTACATTCCTTACAGTGAATATTGTGTCCATTGTAATCTTATCCCAGGGTAAATGCGGTCTGTCCAAGTGCATCACTTACTACCTGGTGGCTATGGCGGCGGCTGATCTGGTGGTCGTGTTTACAGGCGTGATACTGAATCGCATCGTTGATATTTACTTTCCCGGGAGTTACGTGTTGCTAACTCCGGCATGCAGATCCAAGACTGCTGTGGTGTATGCAACCAGGGACATTTCCGTCTGGTtgactgtcaccttcacctttgaccgcttTGTCGCCATCTGCTGCCGGAAGTTGAAAAACACCTATTGCACCAAGCAAACAGCAGCTGTGGTTATAGCCCTGGTGATAACTCTGAACTGTCTAAAGAACATCCCTTGGTACTTCGTGTACGATCCAATATACATCGTTAACAAATTGCCGTGGTACTGCCGGATAAGGCCAGTATTTTACATTTCGCCCGCGTTGTTAGCGTTCTCGTTTATGGACTGCATAGCCACACCTTTCCTGCCATTCTTCCTCATTTTGTTGCTGAATGCTCTGACGGTGAAGTACATAATTGCGGCAAGCAGAGTCCGCCGGGCGTTGAGGGGTAATCCCGCTGAAAGCAATCCTGACCCCGAGAAGGAAAACAGGAAAAAGTCCATCATTTTACTCTTCAGCATATCGGGTAACTTTATCTTGTTATGGTTCACGTACATAGTACACTATTTGTACTATCGAATTACCAATACATATTCCTATTCGGGTTATAACGACCCGGTTTACATTCTCCAAGAAACCGGCTATATGCTGCTGCTTTTGAGCTGCTGCTCAAACACGTTTATCTACGCAGTAACGCAGAGTAAATTCCGACAGGAACTTCTGAAAATAGTCTAACTCCCTACGAAACCATTTCTCATGTGCCTCCGAAAATAAAATTAGTGTCCTGCTACAGTAATATGTCGACTAACTTGTTTATCGATCCAATCTTTCATTCGGCACGACCTGACCATGTTCTGCGCATGTTCACGAGCTACTTCATACACTGAATACACAATAAGCGAGATCGAtatctcgactgagcatgcgccgGTCATAGGTCGCAGGAGCTAAACATTCCCGCCGGCTGATCTACTGCGTTTAGACAGACCTGCTTTTCATCAGTATTTTCCAGTTTTACTTCGTAGAGGTAACAAAACCTGCCACAGTGggaaggaattctctgccacagagggcagtggaagcctaatcactggatgaatttaagagagagttggatagagctctaggggctagtggaatcaagggatatggggagaaggttattGGGTTattggcacgggttattgattgtggacgatcagccatgatcacaatgcatggcggtgctggctcgaagggccgaatggcctcatcttgcaccgattttctatgtttctatgaaaaataCTGTTTTAAAAagaattaattaggtgtatttacggTTGATTTGTAC
The window above is part of the Rhinoraja longicauda isolate Sanriku21f chromosome 43, sRhiLon1.1, whole genome shotgun sequence genome. Proteins encoded here:
- the LOC144612153 gene encoding putative G-protein coupled receptor 139, which gives rise to MNFVILSKGGLDALRIIEFSQPPPATRSVAASHHTSRQSNCNTVKMHEPPSGPVYAIYYPLLAALAIPVNIVAIVILSRGKCGLSRCITHYLVAMAVSDLTVVITGVLLHRITGIYFPGSYLSLTWVCRIKTPMVYASRDTSVWLTVTFTFDRFVAICCPNLKTKYCTKRIAAYVVGIVAALGCLKNIPWYFFYEPLYFSNNLPCYCRGRSDFHNSPVWQAFTDLDCIISPFLPFFVVLLLNVLTVRHIVVASRVRKALRNNARAENSPDPEMENRKKSIILLFSISGNFILLWLTYTVNYMYFRITETYYYSGYNDPLFILQETGYMLLLLSCCTNTFI
- the LOC144612154 gene encoding putative G-protein coupled receptor 139, which produces MHEPVTGPVYALYYPILAAFGVPVSKILPPAVGINLIEKVGKCGLSKCITYYLVAMAAADLVVVFTGVILNRIVDIYFPGSYVLLTPACRSKTAVVYATRDISVWLTVTFTFDRFVAICCRKLKNTYCTKQTAAVVIALVITLNCLKNIPWYFVYDPIYIVNKLPWYCRIRPVFYISPALLAFSFMDCIATPFLPFFLILLLNALTVKYIIAASRVRRALRGNPAESNPDPEKENRKKSIILLFSISGNFILLWFTYIVHYLYYRITNTYSYSGYNDPVYILQETGYMLLLLSCCSNTFIYAVTQSKFRQELLKIV